The Bubalus bubalis isolate 160015118507 breed Murrah chromosome 18, NDDB_SH_1, whole genome shotgun sequence genome contains a region encoding:
- the SPIRE2 gene encoding protein spire homolog 2 isoform X3, translated as MVSPASSEAQVVQSLGFAIYRALDWGLAEHEERELSPQLERLIDLMANSDCDDDGGGGTADEGYGGPEEEEEAEGGPRTVRTFAQAMRLCAARLTEPRGAQTHYQAVCRALFVETLELRAFLARVREAKEMLQRLREDEPQAEKPLVELDSLRRTDWARLWVQLMRELRHGVKLKKVQEQEFNPLPTEFQLTPFEMLMQDIRARNYKLRKVMVDGDIPPRVKKDAHELILDFIRSRPPLKQVSERRLRPLPQKQRTLHEKILEEIKQERRLRPVESRRWDGRGERGFGSLPCILNACSGDVKSTSCINLSITDVGSSAQRPRPRVLLKAPTLAEMEEMNTSEEEESPCGEGTLKRDRSFSEHDLAQLRSEVTSGLQPAPQPPGGLELSRPRAGSMQSWRPSPLEPGSLPISVQSQPDPSSLPRSDVSSVEDRQGASAAPNASHLWLEFSHPVESLALTVEEVMDVRRVLVKAEMEKFLQNKELFSSLKKGKICCCCRAKFPLLSWPPSCLFCKRAVCNACSIKMKMPSKKFAHIPVYTLGFESPQRMSTAKSTPTQRRDAFQCVLPLIPARAAVAECGGGVPAHVHPRLCHEGRVQRLHRLRGGCGALQPQERGGPQHHATSCPPDPVPVRPEHLDT; from the exons GTGGTGCAGTCGCTGGGCTTCGCCATCTACCGCGCGCTGGACTGGGGGCTGGCCGAGCATGAGGAGCGTGAGCTCAGCCCGCAGCTGGAGCGGCTCATCGACCTCATGGCCAACAGCGACTGCGATGACGACGGCGGTGGCGGGACGGCCGACGAAGGATACGGGGGTCccgaggaggaagaggaggcagagggcGGCCCCCGCACCGTGCGCACCTTCGCTCAGGCTATGCGCCTGTGTGCCGCACGCCTGACCGAGCCCCGGGGCGCACAGACCCACTACCAGGCCGTGTGCCGCGCGCTCTTCGTGGAGACGCTGGAACTGCGCGCCTTCCTCGCCAGGGTCCGGGAAGCCAAGGAG ATGCTGCAGAGGCTCCGGGAGGATGAACCGCAGGCAGAGAAGCCCCTTGTGGAGCTGGATAGCCTGAGGCGCACAGACTGG GCCCGCCTCTGGGTCCAGCTCATGCGGGAGCTCCGCCATGGGGTGAAGCTGAAGAAGGTACAGGAGCAGGAGTTCAACCCCCTGCCCACAGAGTTCCAGCTCACCCCCTTCGAGATGCTCATGCAGGACATCCGTGCCAGGAACTACAAACTGCGCAAGGTCATG GTTGACGGGGACATCCCTCCCAGAGTGAAGAAAGATGCCCATGAACTCATCCTGGACTTCATCCGCTCCCGGCCTCCACTGAAGCAG GTGTCAGAGAGAAGGCTTCGCCCCTTACCCCAGAAGCAGAGAACTCTGCACGAGAAGATCCTGGAAGAGATCAAGCAGGAACGCAGGCTACGCCCCGTGGAGAGCAGGCGCTGGGATGGCCGGGGCGAGCGGG ggTTCGGCTCTCTGCCCTGCATCCTGAACGCCTGCTCTGGGGACGTCAAATCCACTTCCTGCATCAACCTGTCCATCACAGATGTTGGGAGCAGCGCCCAGCGCCCAAGGCCCCGGGTCCTGCTCAAGGCACCTACGTTGGCTGAGATGGAAGAGATGAATACTTCTGAG GAAGAAGAGTCACCGTGCGGAGAGGGGACGCTGAAGCGAGATCGTTCTTTCTCTGAGCATGACCTGGCGCAGCTCCGGAGTGAGGTGACCTCTGGTCTGCAGCCGGCCCCTCAGCCCCCTGGAGGCCTGGAGTTGTCCCGGCCGCGAGCAGGCAGCATGCAGTCCTGGAGGCCAAGCCCCCTGGAGCCGG GTTCCCTCCCCATCAGTGTCCAGTCCCAGCCTGACCCCAGCTCCCTACCACGCAGTGATGTGAGCTCAGTCGAGGACAGGCAGGGGGCCTCCGCGGCCCCGAACGCCAGTCACCTGTGGCTG GAGTTCAGCCACCCCGTGGAAAGCCTGGCTCTGACGGTAGAGGAGGTGATGGACGTGCGCCGTGTGCTGGTGAAGGCAGAGATGGAGAAGTTCCTGCAGAACAAGGAGCTCTTCAGCAGCCTGAAGAAGGGGAAG ATTTGCTGCTGTTGCCGAGCCAAGTTCCCGCTGTTGTCATGGCCACCCTCCTGTCTCTTTTGCAAGAG AGCCGTCTGCAACGCCTGTAGCATAAAG ATGAAGATGCCTTCTAAGAAGTTTGCTCACATCCCCGTCTACACACTGGGCTTTGAGAGTCCTCAGAGGATGTCAACTGCCAAAAGCACGCCAACACAGAGAAGAGATGCCTTCCAGTGCGTGCTGCCCTTG ATCCCTGCAAGGGCTGCAGTGGCGGAATGTGGAGGAGGAGTTCCcgcacatgtacacccacggctGTGTCATGAAGGACGTGTGCAGCGACTGCACCGGCTTCGTGGCGGATGTGGTGCACTCCAGCCGCAGGAGCGTGGAGGCCCTCAACACCACGCCACGTCGTGCCCGCCAGACCCAGTCCCTGTACGTCCCGAACACCTGGACACTTGA